The Penicillium oxalicum strain HP7-1 chromosome VI, whole genome shotgun sequence genome window below encodes:
- a CDS encoding pH-response regulator protein palA/RIM20, with protein sequence MTSNILQLPFRRSHSVSLADAITQYISSKYDQRPDMFADDLMIIDRLRNEAIHVQEPHISGISRLVTYAAQLKWLGGKFPIDVGVDFSWYPSLGFNTARPVTQNNLRFELANILFNLAALYSQLAYSLNRTTADGLKQACNYLCQAAGVLAHLRTDIIPDLRTSPPEDMDEMTLQSLEQLLLAQGQECFWQKAVKDGLKDASIARLAAKVSDFYADAGDFAVKSNAISTEWIHHMTAKHHHFAAAAQYRQSLDCLEKRKYGEEVARLRDSLNCVNEGLKESRWIGKTVLGDLNGLKTRVAEDLKRAEKDNDIIYLSPVPPKSELKSLDRASMVAPKAPSQVTDAISMLGDKGPLGQPLFSKLVPYAVHIAASIYSDRRDRLVNESLIGELESLTDKLRDLLTSLNLPGSLQALEKPLGLPGTVISHAEEMRQQDGLNRLRRSVEDTNKVKTNDQLIYNEGVELLAAEKAEDEAARRKYGTDRWARASSEAAARKLYNTSKEISGYFSSAQNSDDLVERKLRDSEGVFRVLTGTNRDLESYVPSSRRASIPPEVEREASKLRTCLSEVSRMENRRRRRIQALRDKARADDIHPALLRETARLEREFPMQAIQASQFEDLFEDHLRLYDPDHEMLAQERREQEQISLQVREANQAFSRAHTGDASTRERETALQELENGYLKYKEIISNLEVGRKFYNDLAKIVSRFRDDSKTFVHQRRMEASQLEADISNVAAMSSLRLTQPHLHQASPSPARPHHQIPPSSYSGLVSGPAESQAQVLSSPQAAPQHLVPGPVSAPMHSPRPSGGAAAPLTAPQPVRAAVPPPSVPTPGMWSPEMGIRFDSAGVPPGANAGPAPASAKGQPGTWDPSQGLRFS encoded by the exons ATGACCTC TAATATTCTACAGCTACCGTTTCGGCGGTCTCATTCCGTCTCACTGGCCGATGCGATCACGCAGTATATTTCGTCCAAATATGATCAACGTCCGGATATGTTCGCTGACGACTTGATGATCATTGATCGACTTCGCAACGAGGCCATTCACGTTCAAGAGCCGCATATCAGTGGGATCAGTCGGCTCGTAACCTATGCTGCACAATTGAAATGGCTCGGGGGAAAATTTCCAATTGAT GTTGGCGTGGACTTTTCATGGTATCCTTCGCTAGGCTTTAATACAGCGCGGCCTG TGACCCAGAATAATCTGCGATTCGAGCTAGCCAACATACTCTTCAACCTTGCAGCTCTGTACTCACAGCTTGCCTATTCACTGAACCGTACAACGGCCGATGGCCTGAAGCAGGCATGCAACTACCTGTGCCAAGCAGCGGGCGTTTTGGCCCACTTACGAACCGACATTATTCCCGATCTTCGAACGTCACCACCAGAggacatggatgagatgACCCTACAGAGCCTAGAGCAGCTTTTACTCGCTCAGGGTCAGGAATGCTTTTGGCAGAAAGCTGTGAAGGATGGGCTCAAAGATGCTTCGATCGCCCGGCTGGCGGCGAAGGTCTCTGACTTTTACGCTGACGCCGGCGACTTTGCAGTCAAATCGAATGCGATAAGCACCGAATGGATCCATCACATGACCGCGAAACACCATCACTTTGCCGCTGCGGCCCAATATCGACAGTCTTTGGACTGTTTGGAGAAGCGCAAGTACGGAGAAGAGGTCGCTCGGCTGCGAGATAGTTTGAATTGCGTCAATGAGGGACTGAAAGAGTCCCGGTGGATTGGCAAGACAGTGCTAGGCGATTTGAATGGGCTGAAAACCCGCGTTGCAGAAGATCTGAAGCGCGCAGAGAAAGACAATGATATTATCTATCTCAGTCCTGTTCCCCCAAAGTCGGAGCTCAAGAGCTTGGACCGTGCTTCGATGGTTGCACCAAAGGCGCCCTCGCAAGTGACTGATGCAATTTCCATGCTGGGCGATAAGGGGCCATTGGGACAACCGCTGTTCTCGAAATTGGTGCCTTATGCTGTGCATATTGCGGCGAGCATCTACTCAGACCGCCGAGATCGGCTGGTTAACGAGTCACTAATCGGCGAGCTGGAGTCTTTGACTGACAAGTTGAGAGA TCTTTTGACTTCTCTGAATTTGCCCGGCTCGTTGCAAGCTCTGGAGAAGCCACTTGGTCTACCAGGGACAGTGATTTCCCATGCCGAGGAAATGCGACAGCAAGATGGATTGAACCGCCTCAGACGGTCCGTGGAGGATACCAACAAAGTCAAGACTAATGACCAGTTGATTTACAACGAAGGCGTTGAGCTACTAGCGGCCGAGAAGGCCGAGGACGAAGCGGCCAGGCGAAAATATGGCACTGACCGTTGGGCGCGCGCAAGCTCCGAGGCTGCCGCGCGCAAGCTCTATAATACCTCGAAAGAGATCAGCGGCTACTTTAGCTCTGCGCAAAATAGTGATGATCTCGTGGAGCGTAAACTGCGCGACTCCGAAGGCGTCTTTCGCGTGTTGACGGGAACGAATCGAGATCTCGAGTCGTACGTTCCTAGCAGTCGCAGAGCATCGATCCCCCCCGAGGTCGAGCGGGAGGCTTCCAAATTGAGAACTTGTCTCAGCGAAGTCAGCCGCATGGAGAATCGCCGACGCCGACGCATCCAGGCTCTCAGGGATAAAGCCCGCGCAGACGATATCC ATCCTGCCCTGCTGAGGGAGACTGCTCGACTTGAAAGAGAATTCCCCATGCAGGCTATTCAAGCCAGCCAATTTGAAGACCTGTTCGAGGATCATCTGCGATTGTACGACCCCGACCACGAGATGCTCGCACAAGAGCGGCGAGAGCAGGAACAGATCTCTCTGCAGGTTCGTGAGGCCAATCAAGCCTTCAGTCGGGCGCACACAGGGGATGCCTCTACCCGAGAGCGTGAGACTGCATTGCAAGAGCTGGAAAATGGGTATTTGAAGTATAAGGAGATCATTTCGAACCTCGAAGTTGGTCGCAAGTTCTATAATGATCTTGCCAAGATTGTGAGCCGATTCCGCGATGACTCCAAGACTTTTGTGCATCAGCGGCGTATGGAGGCGAGTCAACTGGAAGC AGATATTTCCAACGTGGCCGCCATGTCTTCCTTGCGCCTCACGCAACCACACCTGCACCAGGCATCTCCCTCACCTGCTCGTCCTCACCACCAAATTCCTCCGTCTTCATACTCGGGGCTCGTATCTGGCCCAGCGGAATCTCAAGCGCAGGTGCTTTCTTCGCCCCAGGCCGCCCCTCAACATCTAGTGCCTGGCCCAGTCTCAGCCCCGATGCATTCACCACGTCCCTCGGGAGGAGCTGCTGCACCCTTGACCGCACCACAACCCGTACGCGCCGCAGTGCCGCCACCCAGCGTTCCCACCCCGGGCATGTGGTCACCTGAAATGGGGATTCGATTTGACTCGGCGGGCGTTCCGCCAGGCGCCAATGCGGGGCCTGCTCCGGCGTCAGCGAAAGGGCAGCCCGGCACATGGGATCCTAGTCAAGGGCTGCGGTTTTCATGA